From the Quercus lobata isolate SW786 chromosome 6, ValleyOak3.0 Primary Assembly, whole genome shotgun sequence genome, one window contains:
- the LOC115949812 gene encoding uncharacterized protein LOC115949812, producing MVTEYFEIHKQPPKIQRRVVPTCWLPPSKGVFKANFDAAFFGNSGMAGIGVVVCDCEGEIIVALSQKICEPHSVDVTEALACSRAVAFVRELSLFSVVVEGDSLRVVQAITNKRENQTFFGHVIKEIHGSCSNFTRISFQHVRREGNKLAHALARRAVLSADTDVWVEELPLIWRMYSKWICFD from the coding sequence ATGGTGACAGAGTACTTTGAGATCCATAAGCAGCCACCCAAGATCCAAAGGAGAGTAGTTCCGACGTGTTGGCTACCTCCATCTAAAGGTGTGTTTAAAGCCAACTTTGATGCAGCTTTTTTTGGCAACTCGGGTATGGCAGGTATTGGAGTTGTTGTTTGCGATTGTGAGGGAGAAATAATTGTTGCCCTTAGTCAGAAAATTTGTGAGCCTCATTCAGTGGATGTTACTGAAGCCTTAGCATGTAGTAGAGCAGTTGCTTTTGTAAGGGAGTTAAGTCTTTTCTCTGTGGTTGTTGAAGGAGATAGCTTGCGGGTTGTCCAGGCAATCACCAACAAAAGGGAGAACCAAACTTTTTTTGGACATGTGATTAAAGAGATTCATGGTTCATGTTCTAATTTTACAAGGATTAGTTTTCAACATGTTAGGAGGGAGGGCAACAAGTTAGCTCATGCCCTTGCACGAAGAGCAGTTTTATCTGCTGACACTGATGtatgggtggaagaactaccgCTGATTTGGAGGATGTATTCCAAATGGATTTGTTTTGATTAA